The Quercus lobata isolate SW786 chromosome 9, ValleyOak3.0 Primary Assembly, whole genome shotgun sequence region TTGTCAATTTCATTATTTCATATATAACGCCATGCCCAATTTGAGTCTTAGCACAAGATTCTTTATCCAATTCTTGATTTAATATTAAGTTATGGAGGGTACATTACGTAGGCTTGTTATGAAATGTTTTGAGTATTTCTCACATAAGCCACTGTTATTGAATCAtggggtttggatttttttcaGTTCAGTGTGCCAATCAACATGGGATTTTATCTGTTTCATCGAAAATTTCTGCGTTGCCAATCTGCTGAAGATGGCCATGGTATTGGTTCTGGTCTACATTGGTGAGTTTGTTTACTGAGAAGGTTACTCTAGAATCACTGGTTAAACTGTGTATAATAAATATACTGTAATCTGTATCAGTCAACCAGTTCTGCTGCTTTACTAAGGTTTTGGCTCCTGTCATGTGCGGCACAAGACACATGACAAAAGCCATGAACATTTGAACAGGATCTctttatttcacttaaaatggAGAGAGTCTCATTTCACAGTTAAGATTTTATGTAGTATATCTAATAATGTATAGACTATAGAGCaccacatcatttaaaattataaatgatgTAGTATTGAATATacttttagatttataatatttaatctgAACTATGAAATGAATCCGTTTCTCAAATGATGCTGATCATTTTCTGCTCAATTACTAAATCATTTTCCTCTCTAGTAGTAGAGTCCTAGGTTCAATTCTAATTATAAAGAAGAATTAATTAAATAACTTGATGAATGAAATAAAGGGATAGGCTTAATTTTTGAGATATATCTGAAATTGGATTTTTTGTTGTCCTTTGATGATTGCAGTTCTCTTATTCTTCTATCTGTTACAAAAACTGGGCATTTGTGAGTGTATCTGTCAAAGCCTTTTCAGAATAGTATGGGCATGTGTTGCTTCCTGGTTCCATGCATGGGAGTATTGTTGCATTTTCTTGTGTGTTAAGCTTCGTAAGCTCAAAAGGGTACGAAGAAAACACAGAAAAGACATTGAAGAAGAGTTCGATGCAGGTGATGATGAGTATGATACTAGTGAAGAAGAATATGACGATGAAAGCTTTTCAAATCATGTTCCTAGACACATGGGAAAGAGTAGATCAGTACCTCACAAATGGAAGGATTATAGAGGTGCTCACTTGAGGAAGTCTTTGCGGCCAAGAAATCATCATATACGAGTAGATATTAGTAGGGATTCAATTCACAGTGGCAGAAGAAATCATATTAAGCATAGGAATCATGGTAGCACAGTTCATGACATTAGGGTAACTCGGACATCAAAGTTTGCACATAAAGGGAGAAACTATAGGGGAGGGGTGGTTAAACATCGGCGAAGGTAGACAAAATTGAATGGAGGAAATTTGGAAATCAATTCAATAGAAGTGATACTTGTATCAAAAGATAACATGAAAGTaattcttctttactttttcctGGTGAACCCCTTTTAAGTCTATTCTTTGGTTGTAGCTCCCTTTTCTAAAGTTAATTGGTTAGTCCCCACaatgcacattttttttcttgactaAAGCAACACGCGATTAGGCAAAAAGATATTCCTGAGAATATGAAAAGATCAGTACGtaacaaaagcaaaatagaATTTCATGAATTTGTCAACATATTTTGTATCTCgaaaagcaaaaaggaaaagaaggatatcctattgaattattattagAAGAATCTAAATAGtgattgttataaaaaaatatacgagaaaatcattttttttgatACACGAGAAAATCTTAAATGGCTGAGTTCTTTGCATTCAATTCTATGACCTTTTTTAACACTCTTGATTTcactcaaatttgaaaatttaatctcTATTGCATGAAATGACTGAGTCACACTAATTTAAACTTGTACACAACAGTTCCCGGGCTGAAGTGAAAAGGACTATAGCCCCCTGTTTTCTATTGAAACTTCACTTCATGATGtaccatttatttttatattctagTAATTGTTCAGTCACAAAACTCCGGTTATCAATTGTTACTTCGGCTTTGAGCATTAGGCCTGAGAATTATTTGTAACACACAAAGAGATTTGTACATCTTGCTAATGCATAATATGTTGGTCTGTGTTCCAATGATTTTCTTCTTCGACTCCCACATTGGTTACAAgtatctctttttgtttttgatgctTCTATTCTAGTAGGCCTCCGTTGGGATCTTCAAGTATAAGGCCTAATTAGTAATTGGATCTTTAAGGACCAAAATTTTACACTAGTCCATCTTATTTAATTTTGCCTCTTCCAGCAATTTAGTGGGCTGTATTCCATCTTATTACGGTTGCTTTGGACTTGGGCTTGGTCTTACCGAGTAAGCTTCCAAAACACATTTTCAGGGATTTACAAAAAAAACACgtttctcttcttttccctGAACCTTGAGTTCCATACGTTTTGTGCTTCGGGTATTAGTATTTGAATAATTCTTGTTATAGAACCGTGTAGTATAGCACAAAAAAGTACTATCAGCAATATGTTATGCATGCCTCGATACATGGTTGAGCTGGTGGATTGCCCATATATGAGGCAAGAAGTGGCTACATATTTTGGTTAAGAACTTGAAAATTGGAATAAGGTAGGCAGTAACTTGTCGGAGACGTTCTTCTATTGCTTAACATGATTGTTTAATTGCCGTCTTCATAAAGAAAGCTCGAACCCCATTTCGGCTAGGAATTAAAATGTTACTACGATTTAGGAATCTGGAATATTGATATCCAAAAGAGATGTCTTTCCCCATTACTTGTCATGGAAGCTATTATCTCTCCAAAGAAACCTCTAATATTAAGCCACCTTTTTCTCTTCATATAACCCAATCAatggttcatttttttttggtactctACTGAAAGAAATTGATCGATCAAGCCTTCAATGGATAACCAGGAAGGGACTCAGGAGAGCAAACAATCCTCTCAGAGAACCCCGTTCACCCAACTCGAACAAGTTGCCTCTGATTTGGCTCTAGCAATTACTTTGCAAGAACAAGAGAGGGCCTTCACAATGCTCGAAACCATTGAAAGTGAAAGCGAAGAAGAattagaagatgaagaaagtGATTATGATGATTCTTATGATGGTGATCAAGAATTCATTGACAGGTACGAATTGGAAGCCGAACTTGATCAGGTTCCGGAAGGAGAAGGCACCAGCAGCGATGATGATATGTATGATTTAGAAGAATTCAATCCGGATGCACTGTCTTATGAGGAGTTGATTGCACTAGGAGAGTTCAtaggagaagagaagaaaggaCTAGCAATAAGCGAAATTCCTACATGCTTACACCCATGTAAATGTCAGTCTGTTGATAGCAAAACCAACATTGATCGATGTGTTATTTGTCAAGTTGAGTATGAAGAAGGTGAAGCCTTGTTTGCTCTTCCTTGTGAACATCCTTATCATTCAGAGTGTATAAGCAACTGGCTTCAAATTAGAAAGACATGTCCAATATGTGGCACTGAAGTTGTACCACCTAAGATAGCTAGGACTGCCTAGTTCTGTATATATTATGATTGTGCAGTGTAAATTACTTATTATGCTTGATTTATCTATAACATTTGAATGGAAAAACGATgcagaaataaaaagaatcataaaaagGTTCAGTATTGCTTACAATGAATTTGACCTAAACAATAAGACACAATCACAATCTAAATGTCCATTCAGATCTAAAGAATATAAGAAAGTAAATGAAATCTTGAAATCCTAGGCCGAATTAGGATTGCTTTTCATCTGCTAAAATAGAaacagaaagaagaaaagaaaatgatgcatggagagagagagagagagagagagagtaaaaaaatagaaggaaaaaagaaaagaaaaaaaaagaaataggtgTTGCTAtagaaaattgtaaatttttttgcattttacatCCCAACTATAGgatgattttgtttgtttttgtgtatttaaaaatacattttgcattttaatgGGCTTTGCACTCCtgaatgagaatgctcttagatATGCATATGTTTTGTGTGTGCTCCTGTATTAGCCAGTAATATTGTATgcaccaaacaaaaatgaaaccaTAATAACCAAATTTTATAAGTTAACTATTTCAATTAGGTAATTAGAGTGTTAGATTAGACAACAGGACAAAAGCGCCCTACTATTTCTTTGGAGGCAAGAAAGCTGAAAGAGCAATTAACAGCATTGGGGAATGCCGGTATTGAGTGCTTGCGTGGTCTCTAATCTTTAAcagtttaataataataaaagggtCTCTCAATTCTCAAGATAggacatatatatgtatacaaaACTAGGAAGAAACATTGACCAACTCATGCTACTGTGCTAGTGCGAGTTGAAAATTAAGAATCTAAATAATAGGTGATTATTTTCGTCGGtttaggtttttggtttttagggAAGTAGTTAGTAATTTATGATAAAAgtaagggtcatcaaatagcccatgacccatgggcTGGCCCAGTAGCCCATTAGCCCACCAGGCTAATGGGCAACCCAGTCCGGTAATATTGAAACCCGTGAGCAGCCCAGTAGCCCAATGGGACAGgctatgggttggtttctttaccCATGGGCGCCCGGTGGGCCGGCCCGTTAGCCCAGCCCAGTAGCCCGACCTGTTAGCCTGACTCATTGCCCAAAatctataacaaaataatttggagGTTAGGTGGgtgagggattgaactttagacattataaaaactttaaaaccaCACACCTGACCACTAAATACTTGGAATGATTGTgatacaatatgcataataaatatatattttggtattagtctagtagttttgatttttaaaactaagTTACTAAGATGACTGTTGCCCTACCTCTGTGCCTCTGGAAAGAAAGTCATTAtttcctttgataaattccaattctttccttacaagttacaattatagaagaaattccttaaaaaaaaaaaaaaaacaaaaaaagcttACCGTTGGTTGGAAAaaattctttccttaatgagttgatatttgattcttcatatatttcctttaagaattgatattttattcttcaaatatttcctttaagagttgatatttaattcaatgtacttatttattcttatcaataaaagttaattaatcttattttagtacatttttaagaggtatgtcttagtattttttttttaatagaatctttttagtagatttaattgttcaatttgatagtttgtaataatatataattataatttttttggttaaatttttataatccCATTGAAGACCTGTTAAAAATGCTCATGGGTAGCCCATTAAACCCACCTCACTAGCCCAGCCCGCTAAAGCCCAAATGGGTATTGCCCATGGGTAGGGCCatgggctagggtttttccatcCAACCCGGCCCGACCCAGCCCATTGACTAGTCAACAACCCATTAAGCCCAACCCATTAgacccatgggccaagtaaaaacgGGTCGGGCTGGCCCGGCCCAGCCCATTGACGAGGCCTAGATAAAAGTATTAAACatgttttttctcatttttcaacCCTATTTTAAACCTATTTAATGACGGTATTCATCACTATCAATGAGCCACAAAATGGCGGCATGGAGTATAGTAGTTGTGTGGGCGGCAAAGTGCGGTGTGATGTGTATCGATAAAGCAGGAGAGGGAAATGAGGaaaagaggaaaatatttttcttaaaaaataaaagtaagaaaataatattttaatagaaatgttaaaaaaaaaaaaaattagctcaaTGTGGATGCATGTAAAAGTGagtggttaaaaaaatataaaaaaaaatattaaaaaaaaaaaaaaatttaactttctTAACTTAAGAggttacccttttttttttttttttcttttgatttcaaTTAAATATCTTTTAGCGTTTTTCAATAGCTTGTATCTTGGTTAATTTTTGtatccttttgttttcttttcttatagaatatgtttttttttttttttgagaagaagtaTATGTATTATGTAGTATATATAGCTAGGAGTAATGTTAGCTTTGGTTAGCAAatacacaaatatatttgacccccaaaaataaaaaattggagaCCCTgagcttaaaattttttttgtctaacTGAAATAAGCTTGAATATAATCTCTTAATAATCTATACTTGCAAATAAagttacaattaatttatatattggaCTAAATTTGTGAGTATAGtggttgaatttgaatttatttttaatttcttatttgttaAGTGGGGATTGCGGGCATAGGTCTGTCAATAGTTAACAAATGTTAACACTacaattaaaagaattaaacaaAGGgtgattctttttttaaaaaaagaaaaaagaaaaaagaaaaggaacatGGGATTTCAACCTATTGCATTTGCTCctgataatagtttttttattattagaccaagacaccaatcagttttggTGTAGGTAGGGATTGAATCTCatatctcttatacaaccattagagattttacctcatatctctttattattattatttttttttttaatctgagaTAGAAATCCTACTTTAGTTTAATCTTAGTGTATGAATATAAAACTCTCTCCTAAAGACTTGAACCTCAACTTTTGCCTCTCTACCCCACAAGaatttatacttgtaaagtaATCATTATGCCAAAAATGCATGGTGGTattgtatttaaaaacaattgatTATGATTTAATCTTAGCAACCACAATTagtatattcattatattaagaaacaatatatcaaatgaacttatagtttatcttttatttttttcctaatacaATGGACAAATTTTGTAATAAGAAAATCATGTTGACTGCAAGATTCATCTATTATTCAAgatttatctttttattgatcctctaaaaaaaattcttggagccGCAACCaaggatccgtttggatacaacttattttgctgaaaaccgaaaacactgtaacacaataatttttaaatgtgtaaatagtaccgtgagatctatttttaataaaaaattgctgaaaaagttgctgaataGTACACTAGTGTGCACTGTACACTGACCGAAAGTCAAAAAACACAGCTACcccagagaaagaaaaaaaaaaaaaggaggcaaAACGTGCAAACTGAAAACGCAGACGCGCAAACACTATATCCAAACCAGGCTTAAGTATAGCCAAAAGTTTTATAACTCAATGGAATAACCTCCCATTTTATGAGAACAATCAAAGTCCAAATCCCCTCTCCCTTATTgttgtaaccaaaaaaaaaaaaagagggtttTTAGTAGACTCTCCATTTCTTGGATCTCAcctaattttctattttcaatgattttcatttttttcttcaaaaaataaagattttctAAAACTTTTCCTTGCTCGACCTGGTAATTACAtaggaatagaaatatatattacaataaatacaaaataatgtaaaatttattactatttatttgtttagttaCAACACAATAATAGAACTCTAAAGATAATAGAATTAAagcattttaaatcaaatttaagatatattttaggaaatatcttactcatataattatatttcttaaaaaataatatttttttaaatttgaaagaaagattacttattttttatgattctttattttcataattgttatgtgcaTGTAGAAAGTTtctttatttggaaatatactaattttagaaattattacaccTACTAAGGAAGAGTTATTACAACCCCTTTAGAGATGAATAATTGTTCcttattttgaagaatagctatttatAAGAAATGACTATTacctataataaaaacataatcaaactaCTGAATAGTTAAACTATAGGAAAAATATTACATTACAATGTCTATTACGGTCTACCAAATGTACCCTAATATGACGTTTGGTACGAGAGAATCCATATTACTACTGACATCCAGAATCCTAGGAATGTAATTCCTTGTAATCTGAATGCCTAGCAATGTAGCTATTcctatttttggtttcattaaGAATCTTTTAAGATTCCTAGGAATGTGAAATGATAATATTTGGTTTATTCCCAGGaatcttaaataaattatttatttttctcattctatCCGTAGATTTGAATGTAAACTACcaagtcttttaaaaaaaaaatcttcctctaaataaataatgaaaaaatatataaactattaataatttgttgaaCAACACAtacactacaacaaaagtgaATACTTGGCAATAATGGAGAGTcccattcaaaatttttttctacatGTGAAACCTAAATAgaactttgttaaaaaatatatcaacaaaGTTGTTTATcttgtttatgttattttggcgggaaaagataaagataacggaaaatatattgatgatttgttttatattttatcttaattgcttaaatgataaagaaaaatagttaaaattgtcaatttataaaaaatacaatttcttttAAGCTTGGAAATCTGGATACCCACCTATTTTAAAGGAAATCCACATTCATACtaaggagaaattataagatccacatggtggacaagtgatgtggttcaccattccattaaaaaacttccatctgtttaaaattgttagtaaaaaaaaatttttaaacagaaattaattactgactTAGCAATTTAAACAAgtgaagttttttagtggaatggtagaCAAGTGACGTAGTCCACCAAAggactctataatttctccaTATTGAGAGAGGTTTTAAACGGGGAATCCAGATTCTCCTAACATCTAATTCCCTGGCATGATTTGCAACCAAACATAGAAATTTTTAAACATTCCTGAGAATCCTAAAACATTATCCCGTACCAAACGCCACATAAGTAAAATATGTGgggctaaaaaaaattagtggagCTATTTGGGAAGATTTCTAAGTtccaatttaattttgttagttacACTTTTTGTCAAAGATTTCACGCACAATTTTAAAGGGAGTGTTGGAAAATATACTTAATTTTAGGAATTACAATAAGTCGAGTTTGGGATTGAAAAAGTCTTTCAAAATCCAAACCCTTTAAGCATCTTTTACAGACCAAACCCATTCCAAACCTATTGAATTTTAGGAATCTAATcccatttatatttaaaaaaccaAACTCCTCCTAAATCCTTTGTTTATCTTACCATGGTTTGAGTCAAATGGGTCAGATTGGAATAATGATATAGAAAACCTAAGTTTGTGTAGTTTTTTTAAGAGACCATAAAAAAGCACCCTTATTTTTGTTGTAGAAACACTAGTTTTTGGTGTTCGTAAAATTAAACTATAGcttattttagtaatttaaatGCACAATCAAGTTGGTTAATTTTGAACATCGAAGATGTAAAGTGTAAATCTATACCATTCTCAAACCATAAACCCCTTTAAATTCTCAAACCCTTACTATTAAGTTTGTGTTGGTCGTAAAGCTCACTAAATCCGATTTGTTGTCATCCCTACTTCGACTTTCCACATTACAAACTAAAGCAAGGAATCCATTGGGTTTAAGTAAGTCGCAAGGTTGAAAGTGAATTGATATTCATCttgaaattcaaactcaaagtatacatgtgattaattaatatttaattttttattgtgaatcTTTTTAGGATAATTCCATCCTAAAATTCTTAGAATACAACCATTCTTTAGAAAATTAGTGATTAGAATTTGTCACATCATCAATGATTAAATATATGTTAAAATATAGAGTTAATCACTATCTATTTAAGTATATAATGATGCGATcaaatttaaactatttttttaattaaaaatttaaactattcatttaacaataaaataagaagtttataataaaatttatatatatatatatatatacatatataaaaagttaaCGGATACCTAAATGGGTggcttaaataaatttaggaattttttatgaaaataaaaaagtaactgatttttttaacactttttatatttcgaataaaagttatttatatcAATAATGTCCTAAAGTGGTCCACTAACAAATGCCTAACCAGACTCATAAAAGATATGTTCCTTTAGGTGTTGTATCCCTATACTTTTCATTTATCTagtcttctcttttcttttctttttttgatcaCCAGTCTTCTCTTTATTTGTcataatatttcaaattttaattaacttgTATTATTACTTATGAAAACACAAACAACAGAACATCTACTAACCAAGAAATTTCTTCCTCTaggataacaaaaaaattcatcacgCCACCTTTAGGATACACCTGCTCTAGGTCTTAGAGTAGGTTTGGAAATGGCAAAGTTTGTGCCGTACACACGCTCAGCATTGATCTTGTAGGttagtattatttatatttgttaaaaataatacagaaaattaaaataaataaataaaaacacaaaccacGAGAATCATGTCTATTGTACTcctttcataatttaaaaaaaaaaaatatattttagataCTGGGAAAGCACtatattctattttttgaaGGCATGCTTTAACAGTTAACACGCTAATTGAGCTTTTAGGGTTGCTGTCCACAACAGCTTATGGAAaagaaatcacaaaaaaaaggaaaaaggagaaatttc contains the following coding sequences:
- the LOC115958946 gene encoding uncharacterized protein LOC115958946, with product MGNIISSFFSGFGKVFSDLFGSPLDFLEGKSCSSVCQSTWDFICFIENFCVANLLKMAMVLVLVYIVLLFFYLLQKLGICECICQSLFRIVWACVASWFHAWEYCCIFLCVKLRKLKRVRRKHRKDIEEEFDAGDDEYDTSEEEYDDESFSNHVPRHMGKSRSVPHKWKDYRGAHLRKSLRPRNHHIRVDISRDSIHSGRRNHIKHRNHGSTVHDIRVTRTSKFAHKGRNYRGGVVKHRRR
- the LOC115960740 gene encoding E3 ubiquitin ligase BIG BROTHER-related, whose product is MDNQEGTQESKQSSQRTPFTQLEQVASDLALAITLQEQERAFTMLETIESESEEELEDEESDYDDSYDGDQEFIDRYELEAELDQVPEGEGTSSDDDMYDLEEFNPDALSYEELIALGEFIGEEKKGLAISEIPTCLHPCKCQSVDSKTNIDRCVICQVEYEEGEALFALPCEHPYHSECISNWLQIRKTCPICGTEVVPPKIARTA